In Sphingopyxis sp. CCNWLW2, a single window of DNA contains:
- a CDS encoding TonB family protein has protein sequence MTSLSNLIILALAFQAADPASEPKKPGLAQVRWEIDYGTTKCRLIRHFVEAGQPYRLAIDRDWTFGGYQWALYGSALPLHSSMKSVEIALGRNDVRRFKLKSYVVMEGEARLAWSDPDGLLFNNIRETDRFQLATAKRLDLSLDLTNLNAAMEALEKCEDDLWRNWGFDPRQIRLLSKRAEPSGNAGRWATNDDYPRVDFVNRNEGMSTFLLNVDAKGAVTRCRIVDSSGFPSLDKQTCALMLVRGAFDPARDADGNPVASFYINRVRWQVPR, from the coding sequence ATGACGTCCCTCAGCAACTTGATCATCCTAGCGCTAGCATTCCAAGCCGCAGATCCAGCGAGCGAGCCGAAGAAACCGGGGCTTGCTCAAGTGCGATGGGAAATTGACTACGGCACCACCAAATGCCGGCTTATCCGTCATTTTGTTGAGGCAGGTCAGCCCTACCGCTTGGCGATTGATAGAGATTGGACTTTCGGCGGATACCAATGGGCCCTTTACGGCTCAGCGCTTCCACTTCATTCGTCGATGAAGTCTGTCGAAATAGCGCTTGGCCGGAACGATGTTCGTCGATTCAAGCTCAAATCTTATGTCGTGATGGAAGGCGAAGCGAGGCTGGCATGGAGTGACCCCGACGGGCTTCTGTTCAATAACATTCGCGAAACTGATCGCTTCCAGCTGGCGACAGCGAAACGGCTCGACCTTTCGCTGGATTTGACGAACCTTAATGCGGCGATGGAAGCCCTCGAAAAATGCGAGGATGACCTGTGGCGGAATTGGGGTTTCGACCCGCGACAAATCCGTTTGCTGTCAAAGCGCGCCGAACCGTCGGGCAATGCCGGCAGATGGGCCACCAACGACGACTATCCGCGCGTCGACTTCGTCAACCGGAACGAAGGAATGAGCACCTTTCTGTTGAATGTCGATGCAAAGGGTGCGGTCACTCGCTGTCGAATAGTTGACAGTTCGGGATTCCCCAGCCTCGACAAGCAAACATGCGCGCTCATGCTAGTCCGCGGCGCGTTCGATCCAGCTCGTGATGCGGACGGTAATCCGGTGGCAAGTTTTTACATCAACCGCGTTCGTTGGCAGGTGCCGCGCTGA
- a CDS encoding alpha/beta hydrolase translates to MNGASLQPRSGAAPKSLVLLLHGFGSSGSDMISLAPQWQDALPDTLFLAPHAPQRCGMMGAGYQWWGLSGFAPSALAAGAASAAPAIDAFIDRKLAQYGLSEADLAIVGFSQGTMMALHVALRRPRAVAAVVGYSGMLAGTLGLSHGELPKPPVLLVHGTADPVVPIAALHMSESELKRLGVDVTTHVSYGVAHTVDPVGLRLGRDFLAEAFAR, encoded by the coding sequence GTGAATGGAGCAAGTTTGCAGCCCCGGTCCGGGGCTGCTCCGAAGAGCCTCGTCCTGCTGCTGCATGGCTTCGGGTCGAGCGGGTCGGACATGATCTCGCTCGCGCCGCAGTGGCAAGACGCTCTGCCCGACACCTTGTTTCTCGCACCGCACGCGCCGCAGCGCTGCGGCATGATGGGGGCGGGCTATCAATGGTGGGGACTTTCCGGCTTTGCGCCGTCCGCGCTCGCTGCCGGCGCGGCCTCGGCTGCGCCGGCGATCGACGCCTTCATTGACCGCAAGCTCGCGCAATATGGTTTGAGCGAGGCTGACCTGGCCATTGTCGGCTTCAGCCAGGGGACGATGATGGCACTGCATGTCGCGCTGCGGCGACCGCGCGCGGTGGCTGCCGTTGTTGGCTATTCTGGCATGTTGGCAGGGACGCTTGGCCTAAGTCACGGAGAACTTCCAAAGCCGCCCGTGCTATTGGTGCACGGCACGGCCGATCCGGTCGTCCCGATCGCCGCGCTGCATATGTCGGAGAGCGAGCTCAAGCGTCTCGGCGTCGACGTCACGACGCACGTCTCCTACGGGGTGGCGCACACCGTGGATCCCGTCGGACTTCGTCTCGGCCGCGATTTCCTGGCGGAGGCCTTCGCTCGCTAG
- a CDS encoding AcvB/VirJ family lysyl-phosphatidylglycerol hydrolase — protein MAPLIALGIAAATYIHAGYYNGPLFRDMPAPGAGPAKPAIAMLSGDMGNRVGETPRIAARLNAAGYTVVTVDSLTFFSPRRTPEETAELIKTAMVRVFWPN, from the coding sequence TTGGCCCCGCTCATTGCGCTCGGCATCGCTGCGGCGACCTATATTCATGCTGGCTATTATAACGGCCCGCTGTTCCGGGACATGCCGGCCCCAGGTGCCGGCCCCGCAAAACCCGCGATCGCCATGTTGTCGGGCGACATGGGCAACCGGGTCGGCGAGACGCCCAGGATTGCGGCACGGCTCAACGCAGCCGGCTATACGGTCGTGACGGTCGATTCGCTGACGTTTTTCTCGCCGCGCCGGACGCCCGAGGAGACCGCCGAATTGATCAAAACGGCGATGGTCCGCGTCTTTTGGCCGAACTGA
- a CDS encoding DUF2147 domain-containing protein: protein MIVALAAMVATAAVAPTGNWITQDGSAMVAIAPCGPSLCGNIVKVLKVEAGALSTDAHNPDPALRSKPIVGLKILGGFRPSGGEWSHGNIYDPRTGRTYSSKLNLNDDGSLKVSGCIAFFCQTQRWRRSR from the coding sequence ATGATAGTCGCCCTGGCCGCCATGGTCGCCACTGCCGCGGTGGCACCGACGGGAAACTGGATCACGCAAGACGGGTCGGCGATGGTTGCCATCGCTCCTTGCGGACCGTCCCTGTGCGGCAATATCGTCAAGGTGCTGAAGGTGGAGGCGGGTGCTCTCAGTACTGATGCTCACAATCCCGACCCGGCCCTTCGCAGCAAGCCCATAGTTGGTCTCAAAATCCTGGGCGGCTTCAGGCCTTCCGGAGGCGAATGGAGCCATGGCAACATCTATGACCCGAGAACGGGAAGGACATACAGTTCGAAGCTGAACCTGAACGACGACGGGTCATTGAAAGTGTCGGGTTGCATCGCATTCTTTTGCCAAACGCAGCGGTGGCGTCGATCTCGCTGA
- a CDS encoding cupredoxin domain-containing protein: MFKARIPILALALGFAPVASGHSQPAAPSELPVVSVALSSFDFDPKTIHLKAGERVLLRLANTSSGGHDFGAPSFFAAATIDPGDAALIHNGKVELGAHQTVDIALVPRAGTYSLKCDHPFHATLGMKGEIVVDSD, translated from the coding sequence ATGTTCAAAGCACGCATCCCGATTCTTGCTCTCGCGCTAGGCTTCGCGCCGGTCGCGTCGGGACATTCGCAGCCTGCAGCGCCGAGCGAGTTGCCCGTCGTAAGCGTGGCGCTTTCGAGTTTCGACTTCGATCCGAAAACCATTCATCTGAAGGCGGGAGAGCGCGTGCTCCTGCGGCTGGCCAACACGTCGTCGGGAGGGCATGACTTCGGCGCGCCCTCCTTTTTTGCTGCCGCGACGATCGATCCGGGTGATGCCGCCCTGATCCATAATGGAAAAGTCGAGCTCGGCGCGCATCAGACCGTCGATATCGCGCTCGTCCCTCGCGCCGGGACATATAGCCTCAAGTGCGATCATCCCTTTCATGCCACCTTGGGGATGAAGGGCGAGATCGTCGTGGATTCTGATTAG